The Thermodesulfatator atlanticus DSM 21156 genome has a segment encoding these proteins:
- a CDS encoding FprA family A-type flavoprotein, with protein MPPIKVKDDIYWVGAVDWNVRDFHGYSTKRGSTYNAFLIIDEKITLFDTVKKPFTNDLIHKLIKVLGDPEKIDYIVVNHVEMDHSGALPEIIKRVKPEKVFCSPMGYKGLKEHFNCDDWPLVEVKSGDSISLGKRTVQFLETRMIHWPDSMVSYIPEEKILVSQDAFGQHYATSERFDDEVKYDELMQEAAKYYANIVLPFSPQVEKILKTIEEMKLEIEMILPDHGVIWRSHIKDIVDAYKRWCTYQARDYALVVYATMWHSTEKMAMAIADGIMSEGVSVKVMNASIDHRSDIMTQVLEAKALVFGSSTLNNNMLPQMADVLTYIKGLRPRKKLGAAFGSFGWSGEAVKHMNKYLEEMQAALVHPGYKVKFVPTHDQLKECREIGVSIARAIKEKQNA; from the coding sequence ATGCCGCCCATTAAAGTGAAAGACGATATCTATTGGGTTGGAGCAGTTGATTGGAATGTCAGGGATTTTCACGGTTATTCCACCAAAAGAGGCTCAACTTACAATGCCTTCTTAATAATTGACGAAAAGATCACCCTTTTTGACACCGTCAAAAAGCCTTTTACTAATGATCTAATTCACAAGCTTATTAAGGTGTTGGGAGATCCTGAAAAAATCGACTACATCGTGGTAAACCACGTGGAGATGGACCACTCAGGTGCACTACCTGAGATCATAAAAAGGGTAAAACCAGAAAAGGTCTTTTGTTCTCCAATGGGGTATAAGGGCCTTAAAGAACACTTTAATTGTGATGATTGGCCCTTGGTGGAAGTAAAAAGTGGAGATTCTATCTCTCTTGGGAAAAGAACCGTCCAGTTTCTTGAAACCAGAATGATTCACTGGCCAGATAGCATGGTTTCTTATATCCCGGAAGAAAAAATTCTTGTTTCTCAGGATGCCTTTGGCCAGCATTACGCCACCAGCGAACGTTTTGATGATGAGGTCAAGTATGACGAGCTTATGCAAGAGGCTGCCAAGTACTACGCCAACATTGTTTTGCCTTTTTCTCCACAGGTTGAAAAGATACTTAAAACCATCGAAGAGATGAAGCTAGAAATTGAAATGATTTTGCCTGACCACGGCGTTATTTGGCGCTCTCATATTAAAGATATCGTCGATGCTTATAAGCGCTGGTGTACGTACCAGGCTCGCGATTATGCCTTAGTGGTTTATGCCACCATGTGGCACAGCACGGAAAAAATGGCCATGGCGATTGCCGATGGTATCATGAGTGAAGGTGTATCCGTCAAAGTAATGAACGCAAGCATTGATCACCGTAGTGACATTATGACCCAGGTCCTTGAGGCTAAGGCCCTTGTATTTGGTTCTTCTACGCTTAACAACAACATGTTACCTCAAATGGCTGACGTGCTTACCTACATCAAAGGCCTCAGGCCGCGCAAAAAACTTGGCGCAGCCTTTGGTTCTTTTGGCTGGAGTGGAGAAGCAGTAAAACACATGAATAAATACCTCGAAGAAATGCAGGCAGCGCTAGTTCATCCGGGTTATAAAGTCAAGTTTGTTCCCACTCATGACCAGCTTAAAGAATGTCGCGAAATTGGTGTCTCTATCGCAAGGGCCATAAAGGAAAAACAAAATGCCTAG
- a CDS encoding PHP domain-containing protein: MEEKAEQEPKFLVDLHVHTDVSPCGHQSLEACLERLSKIGYHAVCITDHFSTQAREIFANLSFNGKVRIFFGMEYSAPEGDFLLFAEEELPNFPYGLSAREVLAEIKKLNGLAIWAHPFRWGNEPDESLLEEGLVHAIEVINGRTAPQDNAKAFGLAEIYGLPMVAGSDAHTTEELGIVANFVDRPVETISDLFDLIKKGALEPTILRASVKSIYTRFAIRDYK, from the coding sequence ATGGAAGAAAAGGCTGAGCAGGAACCAAAGTTTTTGGTTGACTTACATGTCCACACGGATGTATCTCCGTGTGGACATCAAAGTCTTGAGGCGTGTTTGGAAAGGCTTTCAAAAATCGGCTACCACGCGGTTTGCATCACAGACCATTTCTCAACTCAAGCCAGGGAAATATTTGCCAACTTGAGCTTTAACGGAAAAGTCAGAATATTTTTCGGCATGGAATACTCTGCCCCAGAAGGAGACTTTTTGCTCTTTGCTGAAGAAGAACTTCCTAATTTTCCTTATGGTCTTTCGGCGCGCGAGGTCCTAGCAGAGATAAAAAAGCTAAATGGTCTTGCTATCTGGGCACATCCTTTTCGTTGGGGGAACGAACCCGATGAGTCTCTTCTTGAAGAGGGGTTAGTCCATGCCATTGAAGTGATAAACGGAAGAACGGCTCCCCAAGACAATGCCAAGGCTTTCGGTCTTGCAGAAATCTACGGTCTTCCCATGGTTGCTGGAAGTGACGCCCACACCACCGAAGAACTAGGCATTGTAGCAAATTTTGTAGACAGGCCCGTTGAAACCATTAGCGATTTGTTTGACCTAATAAAAAAAGGAGCCCTTGAACCTACTATTTTGCGTGCAAGTGTGAAAAGTATTTATACGCGCTTTGCTATCAGGGACTATAAATAA
- a CDS encoding RNA ligase partner protein — MTFELETERERLIPDTSVFTNPDVYREFGKNPNEAFANFLELVAEAPNVRVYMPSSVYEELKKMLKNAKVPPKARAVFRVKSPKKYEIQIPAFLLYELIDDIRQRINKGLRVAEDAVRASAHRSPDEIINALRRRYREALREGIVDSKEDIELILLALELDGLLLSADRGILALADKLGIRWVPPEEIRDTIEGLIYSP; from the coding sequence ATGACCTTTGAACTCGAAACAGAAAGGGAACGCCTTATTCCAGATACCAGTGTTTTTACCAATCCTGATGTTTATAGGGAGTTTGGTAAAAACCCAAACGAAGCCTTTGCAAACTTTTTAGAACTGGTAGCAGAGGCCCCCAACGTAAGGGTGTACATGCCCTCTTCCGTTTACGAAGAACTCAAAAAGATGCTTAAAAACGCAAAAGTCCCTCCCAAGGCCCGGGCGGTATTTCGGGTAAAATCCCCCAAAAAATATGAAATTCAGATACCGGCATTTTTACTTTACGAATTAATCGACGATATCAGACAACGCATAAACAAAGGCCTGCGGGTGGCTGAAGATGCTGTGAGGGCTTCTGCACACCGCAGCCCGGATGAAATTATAAACGCCCTGCGCCGCAGATATCGCGAAGCCCTACGAGAAGGCATTGTCGATTCCAAAGAAGACATTGAGCTTATCTTGCTGGCCCTTGAGCTTGATGGCCTCTTACTTTCAGCTGACAGAGGCATTTTGGCCCTTGCTGACAAGCTCGGTATTCGCTGGGTACCACCTGAAGAAATCAGAGACACCATTGAAGGGCTTATTTATAGTCCCTGA
- a CDS encoding uroporphyrinogen decarboxylase/cobalamine-independent methonine synthase family protein, with protein sequence MIKANALPTLIGSFPGSDYQKAMDLIFKYTPEIPCWPQLPAFPHEGMLIQFSHGLPGFDPEKLVIDPTSPGFEEEMLAFYEEYMAVKEGGKPLSESLFVIKETEAKGLYLLKENFKSKENAFAVKGQITGPFTLATGIKTPEGKAAFYDPPLRDIIIKMVAMKAAYQAEFLKELGMPVIIFLDEPALSGFGSSAFVGVSREEILAALSEVALEIKEREGLVGVHVCANTEWDLLIEAGLDVLNFDAFDYLDRFLLFAEDLKNFIAEGKVIAWGIVPTLKPEVLANIEADELVGKLDSSIEELAQKAQLDYQEILRHSLITPSCGMGTLPENLVEKALSLLKETSATLRAKL encoded by the coding sequence ATGATCAAAGCAAACGCTTTACCTACTCTGATCGGAAGTTTCCCTGGAAGTGATTACCAAAAAGCCATGGATTTAATTTTTAAATATACCCCTGAAATTCCATGCTGGCCTCAACTTCCAGCCTTTCCTCACGAAGGAATGCTCATCCAGTTTAGCCACGGGCTTCCGGGCTTTGACCCTGAAAAATTGGTTATTGATCCCACAAGCCCTGGTTTTGAAGAAGAAATGCTTGCTTTTTACGAAGAATACATGGCGGTTAAAGAAGGCGGAAAACCCCTTTCAGAGAGCCTTTTTGTCATTAAAGAAACCGAAGCAAAAGGACTTTATCTTTTAAAAGAAAACTTTAAAAGCAAGGAAAATGCCTTTGCCGTAAAAGGGCAAATCACAGGCCCTTTTACTTTGGCCACCGGGATCAAAACTCCTGAAGGCAAGGCTGCCTTTTATGATCCCCCTCTGCGAGACATCATCATAAAAATGGTTGCTATGAAAGCAGCATATCAAGCAGAATTCTTAAAAGAACTTGGCATGCCAGTGATCATTTTCCTTGATGAGCCAGCCCTTTCTGGTTTTGGTTCTTCGGCCTTTGTGGGGGTAAGTCGCGAAGAAATACTTGCCGCGCTCTCAGAAGTTGCTCTCGAAATCAAAGAAAGAGAAGGGCTAGTAGGAGTCCACGTTTGTGCCAACACCGAGTGGGACCTCCTCATAGAAGCAGGGCTTGATGTGCTTAATTTTGACGCCTTTGATTATCTTGATCGTTTTCTTCTGTTTGCCGAAGACCTCAAAAATTTTATAGCCGAAGGAAAAGTTATCGCCTGGGGCATAGTCCCCACCCTTAAGCCAGAGGTATTGGCAAATATAGAAGCTGACGAACTGGTCGGTAAACTTGATTCTTCCATAGAAGAACTTGCACAAAAGGCCCAATTAGACTACCAAGAAATCTTAAGACACTCTTTGATTACTCCCAGCTGTGGCATGGGAACTTTGCCTGAAAACTTGGTAGAAAAAGCGCTATCACTTTTAAAGGAAACCTCAGCAACCCTGAGAGCAAAATTATGA
- a CDS encoding desulfoferrodoxin — translation MAQRLEVYKCNVCGNIVTVLHSGQGVLVCCNQPMELLKENTTDASQEKHVPIIEKTDGGYKVKVGSAPHPMEEKHYIEWIELIVGTKSYIQFLVPRDAPEADFKVEADGPVAARAYCNLHGLWKANL, via the coding sequence ATGGCACAGAGGTTAGAAGTTTATAAGTGTAATGTGTGTGGCAACATCGTAACTGTTCTTCACAGTGGTCAGGGGGTCTTGGTGTGCTGTAACCAACCTATGGAATTGCTAAAAGAAAACACCACCGATGCTTCCCAGGAAAAACACGTTCCTATAATCGAAAAAACCGACGGTGGCTACAAAGTAAAAGTTGGGAGCGCTCCACATCCCATGGAAGAAAAGCATTATATCGAATGGATTGAGTTAATCGTGGGGACGAAAAGCTACATACAATTTTTGGTTCCAAGGGATGCCCCTGAAGCAGATTTCAAAGTAGAGGCTGATGGTCCGGTAGCAGCACGAGCATATTGCAATCTTCATGGTCTCTGGAAGGCCAATTTATAA
- a CDS encoding DVU0298 family protein → MPSFSCRDLKREILNLLAKKDLPFILEEVKNFPPKKTINVLIGALCHREEEVRRKAIAAIGPVVAQIAAKDLEAARVIVRRFMWMLNEESGGMAWGVPEAMAESLANHRKLAEEYTSILISYIWEEGNYLEYPPAQRGVVWGIGRLAQVFPDLLEKHKAPQYALHLSDSSDPFVRAFWIWAYLQMKPLIGGLKEEVVCKLKKMPTSELNLLFYDGNDLRRVSYAELLKEALKAYL, encoded by the coding sequence ATGCCTAGCTTTTCCTGTCGTGATTTAAAAAGGGAGATCCTCAATCTTCTTGCCAAAAAGGATCTCCCTTTTATTCTAGAAGAAGTCAAAAATTTCCCGCCTAAAAAGACTATAAACGTTTTAATTGGGGCTCTTTGTCATCGGGAAGAAGAAGTTAGGCGGAAAGCGATTGCCGCCATTGGTCCGGTGGTAGCTCAAATCGCCGCAAAAGATTTAGAAGCAGCCCGCGTGATTGTCAGGCGCTTTATGTGGATGCTTAACGAAGAATCAGGTGGCATGGCCTGGGGTGTGCCTGAGGCCATGGCTGAAAGCCTTGCAAATCACCGCAAACTTGCTGAAGAATATACCTCAATCCTTATTTCGTATATCTGGGAAGAGGGTAACTACCTAGAATATCCTCCGGCTCAAAGGGGCGTGGTGTGGGGAATAGGCAGACTTGCCCAGGTTTTTCCTGATCTTTTGGAAAAACACAAAGCGCCTCAATACGCATTGCATCTTTCAGATTCGTCAGATCCCTTTGTGCGTGCCTTCTGGATATGGGCATATCTTCAGATGAAGCCTCTAATTGGAGGTTTAAAAGAAGAAGTGGTTTGCAAGCTTAAAAAAATGCCTACTTCCGAATTAAATCTTCTCTTTTATGATGGTAATGATTTACGAAGGGTAAGTTACGCTGAACTTTTAAAAGAGGCCCTGAAAGCCTATTTATAG
- a CDS encoding KamA family radical SAM protein — MLKKPNFVTKIDQLPIALENNRIKEVVRKYPMKCTEYYLGLINFNDPRDPIARLILPNEEELMEWEWGRLDPSNESAYTVMPGMQHKYDTTVLVLASNVCAGLCRYCFRKRLFIDGGRPERLEDIDAAMDYIASHREITNVILSGGDGLMLSNRRLKEFLSKLRAIDHVGIIRIGSKVPAFYPQRITEDQELLEIIKTYSTPAKRIYVIVHFDHPRELTDEALKACDLLMKAGAILLNQTPIIRGVNDDPEVMAELFRKLSFAGIAPYYIFQCRPTIGNKPYAVPIEEGYQIFEKARGLVSGLAKRARFTMSHELGKLEILALTEEKIIFKFHRAADNKNTGKILIYRRNPDAYWLDDYKEMISSHYLLEEEKPAYSYYI; from the coding sequence ATGCTTAAAAAGCCAAATTTTGTGACCAAAATCGACCAACTCCCTATTGCCTTGGAAAATAACAGAATCAAAGAAGTTGTGCGGAAATATCCCATGAAATGCACAGAATATTATTTGGGCCTCATCAATTTTAACGATCCGCGGGATCCCATTGCAAGGCTTATCCTTCCCAATGAAGAAGAATTAATGGAATGGGAATGGGGACGCCTTGACCCCTCAAACGAAAGTGCATACACCGTGATGCCCGGGATGCAACATAAATACGACACTACTGTTTTGGTGCTTGCAAGTAACGTTTGCGCTGGTCTTTGCCGCTATTGTTTTCGTAAGAGGCTTTTTATTGACGGTGGCCGGCCTGAGCGCCTGGAAGATATTGATGCTGCTATGGATTACATTGCTTCTCATCGAGAGATTACGAACGTGATTCTTTCTGGTGGCGACGGTCTCATGCTTTCTAACCGCCGTCTAAAAGAATTTCTTTCTAAACTCAGGGCTATCGACCACGTTGGTATTATCCGTATCGGAAGCAAAGTGCCTGCTTTTTATCCTCAAAGGATTACCGAAGACCAGGAGCTTTTAGAAATTATTAAGACCTACTCCACGCCAGCAAAACGCATCTACGTCATCGTTCACTTTGATCATCCACGTGAGTTAACCGACGAAGCTCTTAAGGCTTGTGATCTTTTAATGAAGGCAGGAGCTATTTTGTTGAATCAGACCCCTATCATCCGCGGCGTGAATGATGATCCAGAAGTAATGGCTGAGCTTTTTAGAAAGCTTTCTTTTGCTGGAATTGCACCATATTACATCTTCCAATGCCGTCCTACTATCGGAAACAAACCCTATGCCGTTCCCATTGAAGAAGGCTACCAGATATTCGAAAAGGCGAGGGGGCTTGTTTCAGGGCTTGCCAAACGGGCACGCTTTACCATGTCTCACGAACTTGGCAAACTAGAGATATTGGCCCTTACAGAAGAAAAGATTATTTTTAAATTCCACCGGGCTGCGGATAATAAAAATACTGGTAAAATACTCATTTATCGCAGAAACCCTGATGCTTATTGGCTTGATGATTATAAAGAAATGATTTCATCTCATTATTTATTAGAAGAAGAAAAACCTGCTTACTCATATTATATTTAG